The window TTCAGGGCTACAGAGGATGCTAGGGGCTAACAAACAGCACTTGGCTACCATCTTGAGGAGCCCGTTGACCTTGTGACCCACAAGATGCTAGAGCAGGActatggggggtgggtgggtgggtgcaggTGCGAGGATGGCCATCCAGCAGAGCTGGCACTGGCTCTTACCTTTTTCATTGACCTCTGCCATCCAGTGGATGTCTGAGTCGTGCATGAGCTGAGCCTGGAAAGGGGAGGAGTGGGGTGACAGGTCCTTGTCTGTGATGTTCAGCACTTGAGGCACCGGGCTTTGGTTGCAGATGGTGATCTGACGGGGTTCGGGGAGCGGGCCATGGTCGTTGATGTCCGTAAGTGTCAGTAGGAGGGTCCCCGTGCCAGTAGCAGGTGGGCTCCCTGTTCATAGTGACATACACAGTGTCTTTTCAGTGTATGTCCTAATGTCCTGCTTGGTCAACCTCAGAGGGGCTCCCAATTCAAACTTCAAGGTCCCTCATGCTGTTATCCATGGCAATTAAGCCATCATTTTTATGTCTATACTAGACATTATTAGCTGATCACAGTACAGTTGCAGCCACCACAGCATCTGGACAGTCATGATAATCTATCACAGAGCAAAACCCATTGGCCATAGCACTGTCAGCTGATCAGTTCAGGGAACCTGCCTTCAGGTCTTGATTCTCATGCTGTGTCAGGTAGAGATGACAATGATGTCATTATGCCCGATTGATCATGGTATGACATCACTAATCAATCATGGTACTTTCCAAACACACGTTTTTAATCAACCATAAGAATATcaatgccaggctctggtggatcacgtcggtaatcctagctactcaggaggttgagatctgaggatcaaggttcaaagccagcctgggcaggaaagtcagtgagactcttatctccaattaaccatcagaaaactggcagtggtgcagtggctcaaagtggtagagcactagcctcaagctgaagagctcagggacagcaaccacacccagagttcaagccccatgacaaaataaaaaattaactgaaGGGTCAATTCAGGGTTCAGTGTACCAAAACCTCAGCTGAAGGATTCCTGGTGACTATTGGGAGTTTCAGAGAAATCAAGATCACAGCTGTCACCTTAGGAAGCCCTGTAACTAACTGTAGGCTGGCTGCTGGCTCCTCCCCTCACTGTCCTCCACTGGGAAGGGGACACGTGGCATCAAGTGACCTGTCCTCTGCTGGAAGTACTGTAGGCTCTCACCATTGTCCGTGGCCAAGACCATGACTTCATAGACGTTGTTCTTTACAAACCGCTCATCTTCTCGGTCTAATGTGCCTGCGGCAGTGACCTGTCCGCTGTCTGGGTCCACGGCCAGCCACTCTGCGGGGTCTCTCAGGATGTGGTAGCTGGAGGAAGagaagacccatatccagcatagTTAGAACGCTAGTGTCACCATTCCAAGTCTTCTCAAGGCTTCTGGGTTCCTAAGGACCACAGGGGCTGGATCTCACTGTACACAGAGCCTAAAGCAGCGGAGGAGTTGGGGTGGCAGGGCTGGAAGGGCGTTGATAGGGCACACCTGTCCCTTAAGCCCCTACCTAGTCATCAGCCCTGAGCTCCACAGGAAGAAGAGGTCTAGTTAAGGGTCCCGCTGTACTGGGCTGGCTTGGGGCCAGGTACCTGATCTGCTGACCCTCCTTGTCAGGGTCTTGTGCAGTGTAGACACAGACAGTCTCCCCGACGGAGATGCCCTCCTGGGCCTCAATGACTTTGGTAGGCGGGACAAACACGGGGGCCTCATTCACATCTTCCACGTAGACCACAACGGTGGCTGTGGAGGTGGGGAGCATCACCATGAAGGGTGCCTCGTTGGTCACTTCGATGTACAaggtgtgctggttctgggcctcAAAGTCCAAGCCCTGAAGAAATGAGAGGATCTGCACCATCATTCCGTGAGACAGTGCGTGGGTCTCACAAGGACCATGGCAGGAGCAACCGTGCTGCCTCTtctttgccccccacccccaaagcttCCTGTTCTTCTCAAGTGGACACTGACATCATTCCCAAGACAAGTGCCTTACGAAAGCCTAGAATACTAGTGCCCAATGGGGTGGCAACAACCTCCAGGACAGATGACATGAATTTTGGGGCACTTGAGAAACTTCTGGGGGCATTCTAGTTGCTACAAATGGGGGGTGCCTCTGGCATCTATAGGTTGGGGCAGGGATTCCCTGTCCCTTTGTTAGAGGAACTAGGAACTGATCCCATATCCCACGTGACTACCCAATACCCCTTGGCCATCCATACATTTGTGGGTATGAGAAAATTCTGCTTGTAATTCGAGTCAAGACTATGTTGTACATATATAGCCAAGATTTTGGTGTGGTTTTAATACACACTGCCTTTTCTGGGGGATGGAACTTCTAAAGGGGTTCATAATTGAATTTGTTTGGGACTTTTCTGGGACTTGCCTGCTCACTGTTCTGGGGGGACATCAGTACcagttgtggtgtgtgtgttgccaAAACGACACAGCATCTACACATCTGGATGGTTGGACAAATAGGCTGAGTTACTAACAGCTTCATTATGTTCATGTTTTTGAGACCTGTAGCCAGTGGCTTTGAATGTGTGGCTCGAATGCCTCAGACTCTCAAGTGCTTCATGATGTGTTCTAGTATATTGGATTCTTCTAAAAGCATCCatttttaggggtgtgtgtgtgtgtctgtcagttcaggggcttgaactcaggacctgggctctgtccctgagctcttttgctcaaggctagtgctctactacttgagccacagcttcacttccggtttttgggtggttaattggagataagagtctcctggactttcctatcctggatggcttcaaactgccatcctcagatctcagcctcctaagtagctacaggcgtgagccactagcgccaggCAAAATATGACTTTTTGAGAGTCAAAAATGTATTAACAGATATAAAATGTTCTACTTCAAAACTCCTAGGTGTGAGAGAGTAAGCAAATGAGCCTAATCCAGGTAAGGCCAGGCCCCTCAGGGGGAGATGACTGGACACATGCAGCCTGTGGACACCAGGCTCAAGGAGGTCCAGGatagtgggaggagggggaaagaggacaaaggaggagaggaggaggaggaggaggaggaggaggaggaggaggaggaggaggaggaggaggaggaagaagaggagagagaacatggaaggaagaggaggaatgagggaagaagagggagggggaaaaggaggaggccGAGAGGCGAAACAGCAGCATGTCTCACCCTGTTATGAAGTGGGTGTTGGACAACAGGGTCCTCAACACTACAGTGGGCGGGGGGGGCACTCCTTAGGGAATGGCCCCAAGTAAGTGGCCTGAGGTGATGAGCCAGCCCCTCTTGTCCTGGGGGCTTTGGACTTGGCCATCCCAGGGGTGGCCTTTGCTTAAATCCCAACCAGACTCACCTTTCTGGTGGTCAGGATGCCCTGGTTGCTCTCGGGGTGCGTGGTGATGGTGAAATGGTCTGCGGCGTCACCCCCCACGATGCGGTAGGAGGCCCGCCAcgctggagagctgggggcatCCAGGTCGGTCACCGTCAGCCTCTGCACCTCCTGGCCTACTTTGTTCTCAGGCACTCGGGCCTCGTACTGTGAGCATGGAAAGCCGCAGCATGAGAGCGGAGCCTGACCATCCAAGCCTGCTCCCCACTTCCAGGGCTGCAACCCCTCTATCCCACTTCTGAGATGACCTCAGGGCCTTAACCCTTTGCTGAACCACCAACCCCTGCCCCCAGTAGGTTTTGGGGGCACACCCTGTGAAGAAAatcccaagtgggctggggatatagcctagtggcaagagtgcctgcctcggatacacgaggccctaggttcgattccccagcaccacatatacagaaaacagccagaagcggcgctgtggctcaagtggcagagtgctagccttgagcgggaagaagccagggacagtgctcaggccctgagtccaaggcccacgactggccaaaaaaaaaaaagaagaaaatcccaagtgtcagaccccccccccgccatgagaaCAGAAGACACCAACATTAGACCCACTTTCTGGCcccccagggcctgggaataagattttttttttttgtcagtcctggggcttgaactcagggcctgagcactgtccttgcttcctttttgctcaaggctagcactctaccatttgagccatagcgccacttctggctttttctgtctatgtggtgcaaaggaatcaaacccagggcttcatgcatgctaggcaaactctctaccactaggccatattccaagctcctagaacaaatttttatttttatttttggccattcctggggcttggactcaaggcctgagcactgtccctggcttccttttgctcaaagctagcactctgccacttgagccacagcgccacttctggccattttctatgtatgtggtgctggggaattgaacccagggcttcatgtatacgaggcaagcgctcttgccactaggccatatccccagccccaactagaATAAATTTTTAATCAGGCCTAAATAACCTTCAGCAGCTGGGCTTGTTTGTGGATAAGATGGAATGTGTATGTCACCTTAACTGGCACTGAGTTGCCTACTGCTGGAAGGGATGAAAATTCATGGGGGAAGGCAGGCACGTATAGATATGTGGTCAGTATGTTTCCACATCAACGATTTTCATGTCAAGCGCCTATTTGCCAGGCTGTGTTAAGACCTGCACGTATGTCATTTCATTTCTGATCAGAAGGGTGTGGTAGGCATTTTATCATTATCTCTGTTCCACTGATGAGGGAATGGGGCCCAGAGAGGTCAGGTACTTTGTCCTGGGTCAGACAGCTAGCAAGGAACAAGACTGGGACTAAAGGCAATGTAGCTAGGAAAAGACTCGGCCCATCGCTAGTGCCTGGGAAGCAGGCAGGAGGAGCATTACCTTCTGGGGCTTAAACATGGGAGCGTTGTCATTGGCATCAAGAATCTCTATGATGGCCACTGCTGTGGCAGAGGACCCGTCCCCGTCCAGGTCTGTAGCGTGGATGGTTAGCGTGTACTCAGGGATTTtctggggagaaagggaggagagaggaagcccATGGGAACTCCAGTCCTCACCTGGGCTCCAGGAATCAAGGCCTTGGGGTAGCAGGAAAGGCAATGGTGGCTCGCTTCCCACTCTTACGCTGTTCTCTCCCCCTCCTCGGCCCCCACCAGGGGGGCCCATAAGGATGATCACAGGCCCTGATAGCtccccagggcctgtccctgacCCTCAGCCATTTCTCCAAAGACGTTCATTAGGAAACAGAACGCCAACAGCAGTTTGCTCAGAGCTCATTCACTTTGTGGCACACCAGGGACAGATCGAAGCAATGCGCACAGCAAGAGAGCCATTctgagaggaaatgagaaagccTCCAGAAAATACTGAGTCTCCATGTGGCACCTGCCatccccgtccccccgccccccccccccccacacacaagcgGGGATGCAGGGAGGCCATCTGGCAGGATGCCAAAGGGAGACGGGCATGGAACTTCTCTCTGATGGGGCCCAGCCCGGGAGAGCCCAGCGGGCAGCATTTTCCCCGGTCCCCCACCTCCCGGTCCAGGCCACTGGAGATGACACTGATAGTGCCGGTGCTGCGGTGGACAGTGAACATGAGGTCATGCGGGTCCTTGGGTTCCTGGCTGTGGATGGTGTAGGCAATCACGCCGTTGTACGTGTTGATGGCGTCATCCTCGTCCGTGGCTGTCACCTGCATCACAGAAGttcctagagaagggaaaggaagggtgaCAAGCTTTCCCTCCCAGCTCCGCTAGCCCCAGCCTCGGCAGTTCTCCTTTGTGGCTAGCTGGATGGAACCCACCTTGGAaacccctctcttctttttcatttttctttgccagtcctagagcttgaactcagagcctgagcactatccctggcttctttttgctcaaggctagcactctaccacttgagccacagtaccacttctggccgttttgtatatatgtggtgctggggaattgaactcagggcttcatgtatatgagtcaggcactcttgccactaggccatattcccagccctcttctctcttcttaaaaatgccatttttttcaAAGCCAGGCCCTGGCCACTTGGAACAAAgcactagatctcagcctcctgagtagttaagattacaggtgtgaactgtgAGCACCTGGTAGGACTTTCTGACCTTGGCAGCCTGGGTCTTCACTACAGAGaagcctcttctccagccctagCTACTTGTTCTGCTCTCCACAGATCAAGTTCCACACCTCCCCACCGCAACCCTTGTAGTGGAAGAGCTTCCTGTCAGGTGCTTCATAGTAAATCATGTGATGCCATTTCTCCAACCCAGGCTCTGCCACAGGTCGAGCACACGTTCTGTCATTCCTTAAATTGATATTATTCCCAATTTTCATCATAATTATTAGGATCCAGAGATTGAGAACCTGCCTGGGGTCACATCCAGGAGAGAGGCAAGGTTTAAGAATCAAatcctggctggggatatagcctagtggcaagagtgcctacctcggatatacgaggccctaggttcgattccccagcaccacatatacagaaaacggccagaagcggcactgtggctcaaatggcggagtgctagccttgagcgggaagaagccagggacagtgctcaggcccggagtccaaggcccaggactggccaaaaaaaaaaaaaaaaaaaaaaaagaatcaaatcctgagctgggtgttggtgactcatgcctgcaatcctaacgagtcaggaggctgagatctggagatcaaggtttgaagccagcagggtagGATAATCTGTGAGACCTTATTCCTAATTGACCAATAAAaagtgaatgtgtggctcaaatggtagaacagccttaaatggaaaaaataaacaagacagtGTTCAAGCTTTTGTTCCAATGCACgcgcatacacacatatgtgtacacacatatacacacataaaaattaaaaagaaatgaaatcttggTCTTTGCAGCCCACTAGCTAGCAGTTCCTGAGCTCAGTCAACCCCTCAAGCATCTGGGAAAGCCTCAGATTCCTGCACCGCAGGAATGTGCTTATTTGGGGTGTTGAGGTGGAGTGGGAAAAGCTGGGTTTATACAAAGACCTCAGGTAATTGGATGCATGGTCACAGGAATAGGAAtacggggtggtggtggtgtcttcCAGCGTTTCCTAGATAATTCCAGAAGATGACCTGAAGCTAGGTCTAGGTCTGGGTACATACAGCATACCCAGAGCCGTCCCCTTCCAGTCCCCTTACCAGGCAGCACCCCCTCCAAGACACTCCCTCTGAAGACATCCTGGGTGAACTTGGGTTTGTGGTCGTTCTGGTCTGTCACGATGACCGATATGTTCATGGGATCCTCCACTGAGGCCCCATTCTCCGACACGGCATGGCCGAAGAGCTGCGGGTTACACAAGTCTGTGCTCAGCGTGGCACACCCCTCCCCTGACACTGGGCCCACAcgggggaggaggggcaaggtaatacgggggtggggtgggtggggggaatgcCACTTGCCTCATACTTGGCGATCATCTCCCGGTCCAGTGGTTTGTTCAGCAGCAGCCAGCCTGTCTCCTTCTCTATGGAGAAGATGCCCTCAGGGGGGCTGTCTGCTCCAGGCCCTGTGATGCTATAGAAAATCTTGGTGCCTCTGTCCTTATTAGACTTGAGCTAGAAGCAAAAATCAAATGGCAACTGAGGAAAGGGACAATTCCTCACCAACGCAGGGGAGAGCCTGCGGAGGCCCAGCTGGCAGCCCCCATGGCCAGGGGCGGAAGGCACAATCCTACCTGATTCAGCCTCTGGGGGAAAGGGCCCTTGCCATTCTCAGGAACAGATATAGGTGGCACCACCCACTCTCGCTTGCGTCTTCGTAAGATCCGTTTTAATGGGGAgacctctgcttccttcctttcctgcaaGGACAGAAGACCCCGAGCCTAAGTGTGTAAGAGATGGATACGCTCAGCACCTTCGTAGCTATAGCCATTAAGGGTGAGGAGAGGGCCTAGAGGGGTGCACTGAGGAGGGCCATACACCACAGCACAGTCATCGTAGAGGGTACTATGCAGCTTTAGAATAGGCTGGGGGCCAGAGGCTCCTACCTGTAGTCCATcaggctattatctccaataaaccaccagaagacgagaagtgatgctgtggctctagcactacccttgagcaaaagagcttagagacagcacccaggccctgagttcaagccctacaatcgactaaaaacataaaacaaccCACGTAGTGCTTACTATGCGTCAGGCACTAACCTGTCTTTTATGTAAGAGGGTAGGGAAATAAGACTATATGTTCATGGTTTTTGGTGCTGTTGTTTCgtagtactgggggttgaactcaggggacTTGCACTTGCTAAGGAGGTAGGGAGGTGCTCTGAACTAGATCTTCACACCATTGtgctttagttattattattattattatttttagacaGAGTCTCCTAGTTTTGTCTGGAGACAGCTACCATGCTCAGCCTTTATATGTTCTTAGCACAGATAAAGTCTGAGATAATAGAGAGGAAACTAGTAACAGAGCTTATCTGCGGGGAGGGGATAATACCGTAATCATAGAATAAGCCAGATGCAGCAAGGTACAGATACAAACAGTTCATTGGCTTTTTGTGAGAAAGGGAAATGTCTATTTTTATATCCATCTATCTagatatacataaaatacatgtaaAGTGAAACGTCTAGCCTCTGCAAGGAGAGGGTCTAGTGATTATCCATGTCTTCTCTTGGAGAGGTGGAGAGGATTTAGGTAGACAGAGACAAATCAGACTGTTCACTGTAGAGACTTTTTgccccttctcctcacttttgtaatgctggggcttgaactcaggcccttgtatttgctaggcaggtgctctaccactccagccacacccAACAGTCACCATGtggctatttaaaaaattaaaagagggggctggggatatggcctagtggcaagagtgcttgccttgtatacatgaggccctgggttcgattccccagcaccacatatacagaaaacggccagaagtggcgctgtggctcaagtggcagagtgctagccttgaacaagaagcagccagggacagtgctcaggccctgagtccaaggcccaggactggccaaaaaaaaaaattaaaagaggtctgggagtgtggcctagtggtagagtgcttgcctagcgtgcatgaagccctgggtttgattcctcagcaccacataaacagaaaaaaacagaagtggtgctgtagctcaagtggtagagtgctagccttgagccaaaaagcagctcagggacagtgcccaggcgccaagttcaagcaccaggaatggcaaaaatacatgaatgaatgaaacgAAAAAGCATGGACCAGTGCCTGAAGTCCACTTTCCTAGAGGCTCACAGGAAGGACTGGCAGTGCTTACTGGGGTGGCCTTCACTTGGGGTTAGCCTGgtaagggaaaagaggaagggagcagggaggaagagagggtggGGTCCATGGGACAGGGCCCTGGGATCCTGCTTCTCTGATCCGACACTCTGGTGCCCCCTACTGGGCATCTGTGGTTACCTCCCTGCTCAGAGCCCCTTCCTGCTCACATTGGCCCTATCAGCTATCTTCTCTGAAGGGTTAACTTGGCTGACAGCTGCTATAGCAGAAGGCCTCTTGTCACAGAgcatcttcctcctttttttttttggccagccctggggcttgaactcagggcctgggtactgtctccaAGTTTCTtattctcaaagctagcacttgagacacagcaccacttccttttctgtttatgtggtcctgaggaatcaaacccaggacttcatgcatgctagacaagcactctaccactaagccaccttcccagcctgcttCTTCCTTTTGTCTTAGGGTGGATGGATGTGGTATTTTACCTGGGCAGTTTCCCGGGCCAGGACACTGAAGTCGTCATTAGCAATGCCGAGCAGGGGC is drawn from Perognathus longimembris pacificus isolate PPM17 chromosome 10, ASM2315922v1, whole genome shotgun sequence and contains these coding sequences:
- the Cdh3 gene encoding cadherin-3 isoform X2, with the translated sequence MGLLRRRLAPLLLLFQAQVCWPRCAASEPCPPSIGAAEVTLEAASTELQPGPALGPAFTGSPGQQGPLLGIANDDFSVLARETAQERKEAEVSPLKRILRRRKREWVVPPISVPENGKGPFPQRLNQLKSNKDRGTKIFYSITGPGADSPPEGIFSIEKETGWLLLNKPLDREMIAKYELFGHAVSENGASVEDPMNISVIVTDQNDHKPKFTQDVFRGSVLEGVLPGTSVMQVTATDEDDAINTYNGVIAYTIHSQEPKDPHDLMFTVHRSTGTISVISSGLDREKIPEYTLTIHATDLDGDGSSATAVAIIEILDANDNAPMFKPQKYEARVPENKVGQEVQRLTVTDLDAPSSPAWRASYRIVGGDAADHFTITTHPESNQGILTTRKGLDFEAQNQHTLYIEVTNEAPFMVMLPTSTATVVVYVEDVNEAPVFVPPTKVIEAQEGISVGETVCVYTAQDPDKEGQQISYHILRDPAEWLAVDPDSGQVTAAGTLDREDERFVKNNVYEVMVLATDNGSPPATGTGTLLLTLTDINDHGPLPEPRQITICNQSPVPQVLNITDKDLSPHSSPFQAQLMHDSDIHWMAEVNEKGDTVALSLKKFLKQDEYDVYLSLSDLGNKEQLTVIRATVCDCQGHVEACPEPWKGSFVFPILGAILALLFLLLVLLLLVRRKRKVKEPLLLPEDDTRDNVFYYGEEGGGEEDQDYDITQLHRGLEARPEVALRNDVAPTFIPTPMYRPRPANPDEISNFITENLKLANTDPTAPPYDSLLVFDYEGSGSDAASLSSLTSSASDLDQDYDYLSEWGSRFKKLADMYGGGDDED
- the Cdh3 gene encoding cadherin-3 isoform X1, with amino-acid sequence MGLLRRRLAPLLLLFQAQVCWPRCAASEPCPPSIGAAEVTLEAASTELQPGPALGPAAFTGSPGQQGPLLGIANDDFSVLARETAQERKEAEVSPLKRILRRRKREWVVPPISVPENGKGPFPQRLNQLKSNKDRGTKIFYSITGPGADSPPEGIFSIEKETGWLLLNKPLDREMIAKYELFGHAVSENGASVEDPMNISVIVTDQNDHKPKFTQDVFRGSVLEGVLPGTSVMQVTATDEDDAINTYNGVIAYTIHSQEPKDPHDLMFTVHRSTGTISVISSGLDREKIPEYTLTIHATDLDGDGSSATAVAIIEILDANDNAPMFKPQKYEARVPENKVGQEVQRLTVTDLDAPSSPAWRASYRIVGGDAADHFTITTHPESNQGILTTRKGLDFEAQNQHTLYIEVTNEAPFMVMLPTSTATVVVYVEDVNEAPVFVPPTKVIEAQEGISVGETVCVYTAQDPDKEGQQISYHILRDPAEWLAVDPDSGQVTAAGTLDREDERFVKNNVYEVMVLATDNGSPPATGTGTLLLTLTDINDHGPLPEPRQITICNQSPVPQVLNITDKDLSPHSSPFQAQLMHDSDIHWMAEVNEKGDTVALSLKKFLKQDEYDVYLSLSDLGNKEQLTVIRATVCDCQGHVEACPEPWKGSFVFPILGAILALLFLLLVLLLLVRRKRKVKEPLLLPEDDTRDNVFYYGEEGGGEEDQDYDITQLHRGLEARPEVALRNDVAPTFIPTPMYRPRPANPDEISNFITENLKLANTDPTAPPYDSLLVFDYEGSGSDAASLSSLTSSASDLDQDYDYLSEWGSRFKKLADMYGGGDDED